The following coding sequences lie in one Mycobacterium sp. DL440 genomic window:
- a CDS encoding RND family transporter encodes MTASATPPESTGKPKRPAFPHLLRILAWPIVLIWIAIAVVVNVIAPQLEVVGELHAAPMAPEDAPSMQAMKLMGANFKEFNSNSTIMVVVEGQEPLGPDAHRYYDEIIHKLQQDPEHIQHIQDFWGDTLTAAGAQSADGKASYVMINLAGEQGMTLANEGVEAVRKVIEETKAPPGVQAHVAGPAALTNDMHVIGNASLGEITLITLVAIAAMLLVVYRSVRTTLIQLFLTFLALLTARGVVSVLAMHDVFGLTTFAGNILTMLAIAAATDYGIFIFGRYREDRGMGLDRDDSYYATFKSVAPVIVGSGLTIAGATYCLSFARLPYFSTMGAPVAIGMVVVVVISVTLGPAVLYLGSRVGLYESKRPPQSKFWRKVGTAVVRWPAPIFVTSLFIVLIGVVAIPGYKPAYNDRYYLPEDAPVNVGFAAADRHFSQARMNPDILMVESTHDMRNPADMLVLNKISSNVMHAEGIAMVQSITRPLGIPIQHSSIPFQTSISGQTSNMNLPFQRKQLDDQLRMIDATNTSIDIMKKQYQLSVEQTRLTQDSAAKSQELLEVTKKMRDNIANFDDQFRPMRNYFYWEPHCFDIPMCSAARSVFDALDGIDELTDKTSSVQVNTDQLADLAPKLTALLPQTIASMETSRDLSLASYNSQKALIDQMQAMNDTALSMGAAFDDAKNDDLFYLPPEAFTNPDFERGLKMFLSPDGKSARMFITHQTDPATVDGIARVESERKAAQEALKMSSLSDAKIYLGGVAATYKDMSDGARYDLMIAVVSALTLIFMIMLILTRSAVAALTIVLTAGSSIAASFGISVLLWQDLFGMPVHWLVMLMSVIILLAVGSDYNLLLVSRFQDEIHAGLKTGIIRSMAGTGGVVTSAGLVFAATMAGMMASQLIVLAQMGSTIAIGLLIDTFIVRSLLMPSIATLLGRWFWWPQVVYPRGDNHFRKPASRRPPRSDDEDTAAIPVTTG; translated from the coding sequence ATGACCGCATCCGCCACCCCGCCCGAGTCCACCGGCAAGCCGAAGCGGCCTGCCTTCCCGCACCTGCTCCGCATTCTGGCGTGGCCGATCGTCCTGATCTGGATCGCGATCGCGGTTGTGGTGAATGTGATCGCGCCGCAGCTGGAGGTCGTCGGCGAATTGCACGCCGCACCGATGGCGCCAGAGGACGCCCCGTCGATGCAGGCGATGAAGTTGATGGGTGCCAACTTCAAGGAGTTCAACTCCAACAGCACGATCATGGTCGTCGTCGAGGGCCAGGAGCCGCTGGGCCCGGACGCGCACCGGTACTACGACGAGATCATCCACAAACTGCAGCAGGATCCCGAGCACATCCAGCACATCCAGGACTTCTGGGGTGACACGCTGACCGCGGCCGGCGCGCAGAGCGCCGACGGCAAAGCGTCGTACGTGATGATCAACCTCGCCGGCGAGCAAGGCATGACGCTCGCCAACGAGGGCGTCGAAGCCGTCCGCAAGGTCATCGAGGAGACGAAGGCTCCCCCCGGGGTGCAGGCGCACGTCGCCGGCCCTGCCGCACTGACCAACGATATGCACGTCATCGGCAACGCGAGCCTGGGCGAGATCACCCTGATCACCCTGGTCGCCATCGCAGCCATGCTGCTGGTGGTCTATCGCTCGGTCAGGACCACGCTGATCCAGTTGTTCCTGACGTTCCTGGCGCTGCTGACCGCCCGCGGCGTGGTGTCCGTGCTGGCGATGCACGACGTGTTCGGGTTGACCACCTTCGCGGGCAACATCCTGACCATGCTGGCGATCGCTGCTGCCACCGACTACGGCATCTTCATCTTCGGCCGGTACCGCGAAGACCGCGGCATGGGCCTGGACCGGGATGACTCCTACTACGCGACCTTCAAATCGGTCGCGCCCGTCATCGTGGGTTCCGGTCTGACCATCGCCGGAGCGACCTACTGCCTCAGCTTCGCGCGACTGCCCTACTTCTCCACCATGGGTGCCCCCGTCGCGATCGGCATGGTTGTGGTCGTGGTCATCTCGGTCACGCTCGGCCCGGCGGTGCTCTACCTCGGCAGCCGTGTCGGGCTGTACGAGTCCAAGCGGCCCCCGCAGAGCAAGTTCTGGCGCAAAGTCGGTACCGCGGTGGTGCGTTGGCCCGCACCGATTTTCGTGACCAGCCTGTTCATCGTGCTGATCGGGGTGGTGGCCATCCCCGGGTACAAGCCGGCCTACAACGACCGGTACTACCTGCCCGAGGACGCTCCGGTGAACGTCGGTTTCGCCGCTGCCGACCGGCACTTCTCCCAGGCCAGGATGAACCCCGACATCCTGATGGTCGAGTCCACCCATGACATGCGCAATCCCGCCGACATGCTTGTGCTGAACAAGATTTCGAGCAATGTGATGCACGCCGAAGGCATCGCGATGGTGCAGAGCATCACCCGGCCGCTGGGAATCCCCATCCAGCACAGCTCGATTCCGTTCCAGACCAGTATCTCGGGGCAGACCAGCAATATGAACCTGCCGTTCCAGCGCAAGCAACTCGACGACCAGCTTCGGATGATCGACGCGACCAACACCTCGATCGACATCATGAAGAAGCAATACCAGCTCTCGGTCGAACAGACCCGCCTCACCCAGGATTCCGCGGCGAAGTCGCAGGAGCTGCTGGAGGTCACCAAGAAGATGCGGGACAACATCGCGAACTTCGACGATCAGTTCCGGCCGATGCGCAACTACTTCTACTGGGAACCGCATTGCTTCGACATCCCGATGTGCTCCGCGGCACGGTCGGTCTTCGACGCCCTCGACGGGATCGACGAGCTGACCGACAAGACCTCGTCGGTACAGGTCAACACCGATCAACTGGCGGACCTGGCGCCGAAGCTGACCGCATTGCTCCCGCAGACGATCGCGTCGATGGAAACCAGCCGAGACCTCTCGCTGGCGTCGTACAACTCGCAGAAGGCACTGATCGACCAGATGCAGGCGATGAACGACACCGCGCTGTCAATGGGTGCGGCCTTCGACGACGCCAAGAACGACGACCTGTTCTATCTGCCCCCGGAAGCCTTCACGAACCCCGATTTCGAGCGCGGCCTCAAGATGTTCCTGTCGCCGGACGGTAAGTCCGCCCGCATGTTCATCACCCACCAGACCGACCCGGCGACGGTGGACGGGATCGCACGAGTGGAGTCCGAGCGCAAGGCTGCGCAGGAGGCCCTGAAGATGTCGTCGCTGTCGGACGCCAAGATCTATCTCGGCGGTGTCGCGGCGACCTACAAGGACATGTCCGACGGCGCCCGTTACGACCTGATGATCGCGGTGGTGTCGGCGCTGACGCTGATTTTCATGATCATGCTCATTCTGACGCGCAGTGCGGTGGCCGCGTTGACCATCGTGCTGACGGCCGGCAGTTCGATCGCCGCGTCGTTCGGCATCTCAGTGTTGCTGTGGCAGGACCTGTTCGGGATGCCAGTGCACTGGCTGGTCATGCTGATGTCGGTGATCATCCTGCTGGCGGTCGGATCTGACTACAACCTGCTGCTGGTATCCCGGTTCCAGGACGAGATCCACGCGGGCCTGAAGACCGGCATCATCCGGTCCATGGCCGGCACCGGTGGAGTGGTCACCTCGGCCGGGCTGGTGTTCGCGGCCACGATGGCCGGCATGATGGCGAGCCAGCTGATTGTGCTGGCGCAGATGGGCTCGACCATCGCGATCGGCCTGCTGATCGACACGTTCATCGTGCGGTCACTGCTGATGCCGTCGATCGCCACCCTGCTGGGTAGGTGGTTCTGGTGGCCACAGGTGGTGTATCCCCGCGGGGACAACCACTTCCGCAAGCCGGCGTCGCGGCGCCCGCCCCGGTCGGATGATGAGGACACGGCGGCCATCCCGGTGACCACCGGCTAG
- a CDS encoding acyl-CoA thioesterase II: MHPFDKALELEPSGDDLLRGRTIPEWANMVGPFGGITAAAVLRAVELHPKRHGQPIALTVNYLAPIVDGEFDIVTRVVKTNRSNQHWIVELSQDGDVKTTATAIFGLRRDTWADTEVTPPPAPAPEDIVPSAPPFGVVWFDNYDMRFVDGAIPDVGAPSDSSTTTLWVRNNPARPMDFAALAAVSDIFYPRVFLRHGQFVPAGTVSITTYFHAVDTQLTAQGDDFVLATARAQRFSSGYFDQTANLWGRDATLLATSHQIVYFKG; this comes from the coding sequence GTGCATCCCTTCGATAAGGCCCTGGAGCTCGAACCGTCCGGCGACGATCTCCTGCGCGGGCGGACGATCCCGGAGTGGGCCAACATGGTGGGTCCGTTCGGCGGCATCACCGCGGCCGCCGTGCTGCGGGCGGTTGAGCTGCACCCGAAACGGCACGGCCAGCCGATTGCCCTGACCGTCAACTATCTCGCCCCGATCGTCGACGGCGAGTTCGACATCGTGACAAGGGTCGTCAAGACCAACCGATCCAATCAGCACTGGATCGTCGAACTCAGCCAGGACGGCGACGTCAAGACCACCGCGACGGCCATTTTCGGGCTGCGCCGCGACACCTGGGCCGACACCGAGGTCACACCACCGCCGGCCCCGGCGCCCGAGGACATCGTGCCGTCGGCCCCGCCGTTCGGTGTGGTGTGGTTCGACAACTACGACATGCGTTTCGTCGACGGAGCCATTCCTGACGTCGGTGCGCCTTCCGACTCGTCGACTACGACGTTGTGGGTGCGTAACAATCCTGCCCGGCCAATGGATTTCGCAGCGTTGGCCGCGGTGAGCGATATCTTCTATCCGAGAGTGTTCCTGCGCCACGGCCAGTTCGTACCGGCCGGAACGGTGTCGATCACGACGTATTTCCATGCCGTCGACACGCAGCTCACGGCTCAGGGCGACGACTTCGTGCTCGCCACGGCACGGGCACAGCGGTTTTCGAGCGGTTACTTCGATCAGACCGCGAACCTGTGGGGCCGTGACGCCACCCTGCTGGCCACGAGTCACCAGATCGTCTATTTCAAGGGCTGA
- a CDS encoding acyl-CoA dehydrogenase family protein: protein MDFSYVELAEEDAAFRDELRAFLARVVTDEVIQRDRETGENFDEAVHLALGKAGYLAGDYQAETDGGFSAVRRRIWELEIGRAHTPWFHWGTTAMVAHTVEKFASAELLDEVLPGVLDGRLRLCLGYTEPEGGSDVATCKTRAVRDGDSWIINGSKMFTSNAHNAQYVFLLTNTDPSAAKHKSLTMFLVPLDSPGVEIQPIRTVDGDRTNITYYSDVRVGDRYRVGEVNGGWTVLRGALELEHGTFERETRGLQKLATMTEHINLMAEAVDHVAAVAPDDAASRYRLGRGVARLEAALSSPDMYGRVAIAQTMRDVSPDLMDLLGSAGALPVGATGAADDGGAEYIFRLAGPTGIYGGTLEVFRNMIAQQALGLGRPNYSPAK from the coding sequence ATGGACTTCTCCTATGTCGAGCTCGCCGAGGAGGACGCGGCCTTCCGTGACGAGCTGCGCGCCTTCCTGGCCCGCGTCGTCACCGACGAGGTGATCCAGCGTGACCGCGAGACCGGCGAGAACTTCGACGAGGCAGTGCATCTGGCCCTGGGCAAGGCCGGGTATCTGGCCGGCGACTACCAGGCCGAAACCGACGGCGGATTCAGCGCGGTCCGGCGCCGCATCTGGGAACTGGAGATCGGTCGCGCGCACACCCCCTGGTTCCACTGGGGAACGACCGCCATGGTCGCCCACACCGTGGAGAAGTTCGCCTCGGCCGAGCTTCTCGACGAGGTACTGCCGGGTGTGTTGGACGGGCGGCTGCGGCTGTGTCTGGGCTACACCGAACCTGAAGGCGGGTCCGATGTCGCGACCTGCAAGACCCGCGCGGTGCGGGACGGGGACAGCTGGATCATTAACGGCTCCAAGATGTTCACCTCGAATGCGCACAACGCCCAGTACGTGTTCCTGCTGACCAATACAGATCCGTCCGCCGCCAAGCACAAGAGCCTGACGATGTTCCTGGTGCCGCTGGATTCCCCCGGCGTCGAGATCCAGCCGATCCGCACCGTCGACGGAGACCGCACCAACATCACCTATTACAGCGACGTCCGGGTCGGCGACCGCTACCGCGTGGGTGAGGTGAACGGTGGCTGGACGGTCCTGCGCGGTGCCCTCGAACTCGAACACGGCACCTTCGAACGCGAGACGCGCGGTCTGCAGAAGCTCGCCACCATGACCGAGCACATCAACTTGATGGCCGAGGCGGTGGACCATGTCGCGGCCGTCGCCCCCGATGACGCGGCGTCGCGCTACCGGCTGGGCCGGGGCGTCGCCCGGCTGGAAGCCGCCCTGAGCAGTCCCGACATGTACGGCCGCGTCGCGATCGCCCAGACCATGCGCGACGTGTCCCCGGACCTCATGGACCTCCTCGGATCGGCCGGTGCGCTGCCGGTCGGCGCGACCGGGGCGGCCGACGACGGGGGCGCCGAGTACATCTTCCGGCTGGCCGGCCCGACCGGCATCTACGGCGGAACCCTCGAGGTGTTCCGCAACATGATCGCCCAGCAGGCGCTGGGGCTGGGCCGGCCGAACTACTCGCCGGCAAAGTGA
- a CDS encoding TetR/AcrR family transcriptional regulator — protein sequence MSTAERPLRTDAARNADRILRAAREVFAELGPDAQIETIAGRAGVGERTLYRRFPTKADLLRAALDQSIDENLSPAIEKALTRKDPLRGLTELIEAATALGAAEHNILAAARRADALANIADRLEAAMQELTNRAQQDGLVRGDLVAEDLPRIVAMLNSVLWTMDLGSDGWRRYVVLILDAITTPRPRPLPAAAPLNRPNSLDNWPI from the coding sequence ATGTCGACAGCCGAACGCCCGCTGCGCACCGATGCGGCACGCAATGCCGACCGCATCCTGCGGGCCGCTCGTGAAGTGTTTGCCGAGCTCGGCCCCGATGCGCAAATCGAGACGATCGCCGGCCGCGCCGGAGTCGGTGAACGAACTCTGTACCGCAGGTTCCCGACGAAAGCTGATCTCCTGCGAGCCGCGCTCGATCAGAGCATCGATGAAAACCTTTCGCCTGCAATCGAAAAAGCTCTCACCCGGAAGGATCCGCTACGCGGGCTGACCGAACTGATCGAGGCCGCCACTGCACTCGGCGCCGCCGAGCACAACATCCTGGCTGCGGCCAGGCGCGCCGACGCGCTCGCCAACATCGCGGACCGCCTCGAAGCCGCCATGCAGGAACTCACGAACCGAGCGCAGCAGGACGGCCTCGTTCGCGGCGACCTTGTCGCCGAGGATCTGCCGCGGATCGTTGCGATGCTCAACAGCGTGCTGTGGACGATGGACCTCGGCAGCGACGGGTGGCGCCGCTACGTGGTCCTGATCCTGGATGCCATCACCACCCCGCGGCCACGACCGCTGCCCGCCGCGGCGCCCCTCAATCGCCCGAATTCCCTGGACAATTGGCCGATATGA
- a CDS encoding PucR family transcriptional regulator, with translation MVLVGDVLDVRTLGLLAVEVPRRDAPVRWVATSELADPGPFLEGGEILLTTGLETGAWHDQWDGYVHRLGDAGVAAVGFAVGLTHAETPAALAAACLRHQVNLFEVPRRTTFVAISRHVAHLLEEQESTATRESLQTQRKLISAAAKPDPAVAVITALAAALDGATCLMNPDGRVVTGPVGTRRAEFPLDEVADDVKRLQAHGLRSAAAQSNPTLSVSVHPIGLSGRASAYLAALAPARATEGQRQAVTTAVALLGLIDEQDRSRATTRQRLRSRALELLAESDYRTAQLVLEVDHPPSELPRHIRFLRATGDGSAIENAAAALDRRGILAGLYAGELCAVVEPARAEATGSRLAGEGLQVGVGNSVAPGDGGTGYRTAGLALAQATEVSGAVVWDRVIDNGPLGLIDPENAAAFAESWLRGLDSEQLETLRCFLRHHGSRLKVAEELGLHRNTVRNRLAAIEAVLPGKLDDPQTRVSAWIALQSVPEDRQPLK, from the coding sequence ATGGTTCTGGTCGGCGATGTCCTGGATGTGCGCACGCTCGGGTTGCTCGCCGTCGAGGTTCCTCGCCGCGATGCACCAGTCCGCTGGGTGGCCACGAGTGAACTTGCCGATCCGGGGCCATTCCTCGAAGGCGGGGAGATCCTGCTGACCACCGGCCTCGAAACCGGCGCCTGGCACGACCAGTGGGATGGCTACGTGCACCGACTCGGCGACGCCGGCGTGGCGGCCGTGGGGTTCGCCGTCGGACTCACCCACGCCGAGACTCCGGCGGCACTCGCAGCCGCCTGCCTCAGACACCAGGTGAATCTGTTCGAGGTGCCACGCCGCACCACCTTCGTCGCGATCAGCCGGCACGTCGCGCATCTCCTGGAGGAACAGGAGTCCACCGCGACACGCGAGTCACTGCAGACGCAGCGCAAGCTCATCTCGGCTGCGGCCAAGCCGGACCCTGCCGTCGCGGTCATCACGGCGCTGGCCGCGGCGCTCGACGGCGCGACGTGCCTGATGAATCCCGACGGACGGGTCGTGACGGGTCCGGTTGGTACCCGCCGCGCCGAGTTTCCGCTCGATGAGGTCGCCGACGACGTCAAACGGTTGCAGGCTCACGGATTGCGTTCGGCTGCAGCACAGTCCAATCCGACGCTCTCGGTGTCGGTCCACCCGATCGGGCTGAGCGGCCGGGCATCGGCATACCTGGCGGCGTTGGCGCCGGCCAGGGCCACCGAAGGACAGCGCCAGGCCGTGACGACCGCGGTGGCCCTGCTGGGGCTCATCGACGAGCAGGACCGCAGCCGCGCCACGACCCGACAGCGCCTTCGCAGCCGGGCCCTGGAGCTGCTCGCTGAAAGCGATTACCGCACCGCACAATTGGTATTGGAGGTGGATCATCCGCCGTCCGAGCTGCCGAGGCACATCCGCTTCCTGCGAGCTACCGGGGACGGCTCCGCCATCGAGAACGCAGCGGCCGCGCTGGACCGGCGCGGCATCCTCGCCGGGCTGTACGCCGGCGAGCTGTGCGCTGTCGTCGAACCTGCACGCGCCGAAGCGACCGGCTCCCGCCTGGCCGGCGAGGGATTGCAGGTCGGCGTCGGGAACTCGGTGGCACCCGGTGACGGCGGAACGGGGTACCGCACGGCCGGACTGGCGCTGGCCCAGGCCACCGAGGTGTCCGGCGCAGTGGTGTGGGACCGGGTGATCGACAACGGTCCCCTCGGTCTGATCGATCCCGAGAACGCCGCGGCTTTCGCCGAATCCTGGTTGCGCGGGCTCGATTCCGAGCAGCTGGAAACTCTGCGTTGTTTCCTGCGCCACCACGGATCCCGGCTCAAGGTCGCCGAAGAACTCGGCCTGCACCGCAACACGGTGCGCAACCGGCTCGCCGCCATCGAGGCGGTGCTGCCCGGGAAGCTCGACGATCCGCAGACCCGGGTGAGTGCGTGGATCGCTCTGCAATCGGTCCCGGAGGACCGTCAGCCCTTGAAATAG
- a CDS encoding sigma-70 family RNA polymerase sigma factor: MPMSTGMHVSDDCRAERFERDALPLVDQLYAAARRYTRNVPDAEDLVQETMVKAYSSFHTYRDGTNIRAWLFRILTNTWINSYRTAQRRPKEVFPDELSDAQLAEVAQRFPLGVVSAELAALESMGDDDVRQAMRALPESQGVVVYYADVAGFRYKEIAEILQIPVGTVMSRLHRGRRTLRSRLVEIAVARGYLDRSTHDGTAA, translated from the coding sequence ATGCCGATGAGCACGGGTATGCACGTGAGCGACGATTGTCGCGCGGAACGGTTCGAGCGCGACGCGCTGCCGTTGGTAGACCAGCTCTACGCGGCCGCGCGTCGTTACACGCGCAATGTGCCGGACGCCGAGGACCTCGTCCAGGAGACAATGGTCAAGGCGTACAGCAGTTTTCACACGTATCGGGACGGTACGAACATCCGTGCCTGGCTGTTCCGGATTCTGACAAACACGTGGATCAACTCGTACCGCACAGCGCAGCGGCGTCCCAAGGAAGTCTTCCCCGACGAACTCTCGGATGCGCAACTCGCGGAGGTGGCGCAGCGGTTTCCGCTCGGTGTGGTCTCGGCGGAACTGGCGGCCCTGGAATCGATGGGCGATGACGACGTGCGCCAGGCCATGCGGGCGTTGCCGGAATCGCAGGGTGTCGTGGTGTACTACGCCGACGTTGCGGGCTTCCGCTACAAGGAGATTGCGGAGATCCTGCAGATTCCGGTCGGAACAGTGATGTCGCGATTGCATCGCGGGCGCCGAACGCTGCGTTCGAGGCTGGTTGAAATAGCAGTCGCCCGTGGCTATCTCGATCGGTCTACGCATGACGGCACGGCGGCCTAG
- a CDS encoding MmpS family transport accessory protein: protein MLKHAWIPVVLVVVLAVSGLVVSRLHRMFGSEDLNANAGAGIEIVQFNPKVVLYEVYGPPGTSAEISYFDPDANVHSVDAQLPWSVTLSTTLPTVSANLMARSDSESSGDHIGCRVTVNGTVREEQSANGVNAQTYCLVKSA from the coding sequence GTGTTGAAACACGCATGGATTCCAGTGGTTCTGGTTGTCGTACTGGCCGTGTCGGGCCTGGTGGTCTCACGACTACACCGGATGTTCGGCTCGGAGGATCTCAACGCGAATGCCGGCGCCGGGATCGAGATCGTCCAGTTCAACCCCAAGGTGGTCTTATACGAGGTGTACGGACCGCCCGGAACTTCCGCCGAGATCAGCTATTTCGATCCGGACGCCAATGTGCACTCGGTCGACGCCCAGCTGCCCTGGTCCGTCACCTTGTCCACCACGTTGCCGACCGTCAGCGCGAACCTGATGGCGCGCAGCGACAGTGAAAGCAGCGGCGACCACATCGGGTGCCGTGTCACCGTCAACGGCACTGTCCGCGAGGAGCAATCCGCCAATGGCGTCAACGCCCAGACCTACTGCCTGGTGAAGTCCGCATGA
- a CDS encoding NCS2 family permease, translating to MNRLDRFFEISARGSTALSEIRGGLVTFIAMAYIIVLNPVVLSGSADVAGNKLEFAQVSATTCLAAGVMTILFGIIARLPFAFAAGLGINSFLATTVVGTVTWPEAMGLVVIDGLIIVALAASGFRRLVFDAVPMQLKLAITAGIGLFILFIGLVDAGFVGSTGLPSPPVGLGAGGVGSINTVPTVVFVFTLLATGILVARKIRGGILIGLVTGTVVAVIVEAIWHLGSAQDKPGGWGLSVPTLSGSPFALPDLSLVGDVSLGAFSRIGALAAIMLVFTLVFANFFDAMGTMTGLSREAGLSDAQGNFPRLKSALLVEGAGAVVGGSSSASSNTVFIESGAGIEEGSRTGFANLITGALFLAAMFVAPLASIVPTEVAAAALVIVGAMMVSQLRHIDLSEFSVALPVVLTVATMAFSYSIANGIGVGFVAWAVLRSAAGKAREVSPLLWVVAAGFILYFARGWIESLIGM from the coding sequence ATGAATCGACTCGATCGCTTCTTCGAGATCTCGGCCCGCGGCTCGACGGCCCTCTCCGAGATCCGTGGAGGCCTGGTCACCTTCATCGCGATGGCCTACATCATCGTGCTGAACCCGGTCGTCCTCTCCGGCTCCGCCGACGTCGCGGGCAACAAGCTCGAATTCGCACAGGTCTCGGCCACCACCTGCCTGGCGGCGGGTGTGATGACGATCCTGTTCGGGATCATCGCGCGACTGCCGTTCGCGTTCGCCGCGGGTCTGGGCATCAACTCGTTTCTGGCGACGACCGTGGTGGGCACGGTCACCTGGCCCGAGGCCATGGGCCTCGTGGTCATCGACGGTCTGATCATCGTGGCGCTTGCGGCCAGCGGGTTCCGCCGTCTGGTGTTCGACGCGGTGCCCATGCAGCTCAAACTGGCCATTACCGCGGGCATCGGGTTGTTCATCTTGTTCATCGGACTCGTGGACGCCGGATTCGTCGGCTCGACCGGTCTGCCCTCTCCCCCGGTCGGTCTCGGCGCGGGCGGGGTCGGCTCGATCAACACCGTGCCGACCGTCGTCTTCGTATTCACTCTGCTGGCCACCGGAATCCTGGTGGCGCGGAAGATTCGCGGGGGCATCCTGATCGGTCTTGTCACCGGCACCGTGGTCGCCGTGATCGTCGAGGCGATCTGGCATCTCGGCTCGGCGCAGGACAAGCCCGGCGGGTGGGGTCTGTCGGTACCGACCCTGTCCGGCTCACCGTTCGCTCTGCCTGACCTGTCTCTTGTCGGCGACGTCAGCCTCGGCGCCTTCAGCCGGATCGGCGCGCTGGCCGCGATCATGCTGGTGTTCACGTTGGTGTTCGCCAACTTCTTCGACGCCATGGGCACCATGACCGGGCTGTCGCGGGAGGCCGGGCTGTCCGACGCCCAGGGCAACTTCCCGCGGCTGAAATCCGCACTGCTCGTCGAAGGTGCCGGTGCCGTCGTAGGCGGCTCCTCCTCGGCGTCGTCGAACACCGTCTTCATCGAATCCGGCGCGGGCATCGAGGAGGGCTCCCGCACGGGATTCGCCAACCTCATCACCGGTGCGCTGTTCCTCGCGGCCATGTTCGTCGCGCCGTTGGCCTCGATCGTGCCCACCGAGGTCGCCGCCGCGGCCCTGGTGATCGTCGGCGCCATGATGGTGTCGCAGCTGCGCCACATCGATCTCTCGGAGTTCTCTGTGGCCCTGCCGGTGGTGCTCACCGTGGCCACCATGGCGTTCAGCTACTCGATCGCCAACGGCATCGGCGTCGGCTTCGTGGCCTGGGCAGTGTTGCGGTCCGCCGCCGGTAAGGCTCGCGAGGTGAGCCCGCTGCTGTGGGTCGTGGCCGCGGGCTTCATCCTGTACTTCGCCCGCGGCTGGATCGAGTCGCTCATCGGCATGTGA
- a CDS encoding cytochrome P450 — translation MTLPRPDVSVEAGLPAIPAPRADGCPLAPAPVFARWREAEGLQAAVWKGKPVWMISRYQDIRAALVDERLSANTGLYGVPTESGEIALIFPRLDDPEHQRLRRMLTRDFTFRRAEAMRPQIQELVDGFLDEMITGGPPADLVSKFALPVPSMVICLLLGVPYEDHEFFQKQSAAGLDSNASEEERTQAQLALFTYMFDLVARKEREPGDDLMSRLIADHVATGELNRETAAMNGQMLLAAGHETTAGMIALGALTLLQHPDAAARLRETDDPAVMAGIVEELMRYLSIVHSLVDRVALEDVVIGGQLVRAGDTVLMNLPAGNFDTGFVDQPDAFDVNRNSRGHLGFGYGVHQCLGQNLARAELQIALTALVRKLPGMRLVVEPEELRFHNDKEIYGVVELPVAW, via the coding sequence ATGACCCTGCCTCGTCCTGACGTGTCGGTGGAAGCCGGACTTCCCGCGATCCCCGCTCCACGCGCCGACGGATGCCCATTGGCACCCGCCCCTGTGTTCGCCCGATGGCGGGAGGCCGAAGGGCTGCAGGCCGCGGTCTGGAAAGGCAAGCCGGTATGGATGATCAGTCGCTACCAGGACATCCGGGCGGCGCTTGTCGACGAACGACTCAGTGCCAACACGGGGCTGTACGGCGTTCCGACCGAGAGCGGCGAGATTGCCCTGATCTTCCCGCGCCTGGACGATCCCGAGCATCAGCGGCTGCGTCGAATGTTGACCAGGGACTTCACTTTTCGGCGCGCAGAGGCAATGCGGCCGCAGATTCAGGAGTTGGTCGACGGCTTCCTCGACGAGATGATCACCGGTGGTCCGCCGGCAGACCTCGTGAGCAAGTTCGCGCTGCCGGTGCCGTCGATGGTCATTTGTTTGCTCCTGGGGGTGCCGTACGAGGATCATGAGTTCTTCCAGAAGCAGAGTGCCGCCGGACTCGACTCGAACGCATCCGAGGAGGAGCGCACACAAGCCCAACTGGCGTTGTTCACCTACATGTTCGACCTGGTGGCCCGCAAGGAGCGGGAACCGGGTGACGATCTGATGAGTCGGCTGATTGCCGACCATGTCGCCACGGGTGAACTCAACCGCGAAACCGCCGCCATGAACGGCCAGATGTTGTTGGCCGCCGGCCACGAAACCACCGCAGGCATGATCGCTCTGGGCGCGCTGACGCTGTTGCAGCATCCCGACGCTGCCGCGCGCCTGCGGGAGACCGATGACCCGGCCGTGATGGCCGGCATCGTCGAGGAGTTGATGCGTTATCTGTCGATAGTGCACAGCCTCGTCGACCGCGTCGCGCTGGAGGATGTCGTCATCGGCGGCCAGCTCGTCCGGGCCGGTGACACGGTTCTCATGAACCTGCCTGCGGGCAACTTCGATACCGGGTTCGTCGATCAGCCCGATGCCTTCGACGTAAATCGCAACAGCCGAGGGCATCTCGGCTTCGGTTACGGCGTGCATCAGTGCCTCGGCCAGAACCTCGCGCGCGCCGAACTGCAGATCGCCCTGACCGCGTTGGTGCGCAAACTGCCCGGAATGCGATTGGTGGTCGAGCCGGAAGAGTTGAGATTCCACAACGACAAGGAGATTTACGGTGTTGTGGAGCTGCCGGTCGCCTGGTGA